TTTTCTAAATCTTCTCTAGATGatatagatgatgaagaagctctCAAATGGGCTGCTCTAGAGAAACTACCTACTTATAACCGTCTCAGGAAAGGTGTATTGGCTGGCTCAGAAGGTGGTGACACCAAGGAAATTGACATTAAGAGTCTTGGTTTGTCACAGAGGAAGATTTTGTTAGAAAGGCTGGTCAAAGTTGCAGAGATagacaatgagaatttcttgtTGAAGCTCAAGGACCGCCTTGATCGGTAAACAAAAACTTGTCCTTTCAGAAATAATGAAAATATACATCATCTTCACATTTCTCTGTCTAGAATGCATAATAATCCAGGCTCATCTCCTAGTGTATAACTCTGTTTTTCCCTCTTTGTTTTGTTACTCAGGGTTGGAATTGAAGTTCCCACGATTGAAGTCCGCTTCGAGCGTGTAAATGTAGACGCAGAAGCTTATGTGGGAAGTAGAGCTTTACCTACAATACTCAATTTTTCTGCTAATATGTTAGAGGTAGTCTACCTGTAAATTATCATAAACCAAAGATAGTTCTTTTTTCGGTAACTGTTTCTATCCCAAACAAATCTTACCAAGTAatctggtttctggttttgtAAGGGGCTCTTGTCCTATCTTCATATTCTCCCTAGTAGAAAGGAGCCACTGTCAATCCTTCATGATGTCACTGGAATAATAAAGCCTGGCAGGTGACAAAACTTAGAAGACAAACCCTCAAGTTTGAAACAATTACTATAATTAGATTCGGTTTCACTCTACTAGTCAGGCTCTGAACCTAATCCAAGTCTTTGGTTGATCTGAATGTTTGCAGGATGACATTGCTTTTAGGGCCTCCAAGCTCCGGAAAGACCACGTTGCTGCTGTCTTTGGCAGGAAAGCTTGATCAAGATCTAAAAGTAGGGAAATGAAATaccttttttattccttttgaaGCTCTAATTGTTCTTCTGTAGCTCTTTTGTAAATCATCTAGAGACTGAAAACACAAACCTCTTCTATTGATGATTCCTCAGTTCTCCGGGAGAATAACTTACAATGGCCATGGAATGGATGAATTTGTCCCACAAAGAACAGCGGCTTATATCAGTCAACATGATCTCCACATAGGGGAAATGACAGTGAGAGAAACATTGGCTTTTTCTGCAAGATTTCAGGGGGTAGGAGACCGATATGGTAAGTTGAGAGAGTTATTTTTGAGATGCTTAGCTTCAATCGAAAAGGCTTAACCTGACGAGTAGTACCTGAAATTGACCAATTATTCCTCAACATTGAAAACCTGCAGAGATGTTGACAGAGTTgttgagaagagaaaaggaggcAAACATTAAGCCAGATGCTGACCTTGATATTTTCATGAAGGTGAAGAAGGAGCTCTTATGCTAAAATAGACAATGCATTCAATTAAGTCTGTCAAGTTATTATAGGATGAATTGGGTCTCTCCTTGACTAGGTTTAGAAAATTTATGGTTCGCCACACAAATATTTCTTCATTGGGATTTTTCTTGATCCCAAGATTCACTAGCTTGGTTGTATCTTGTCTTTGAATTTTCTGTTCAAAATCTTAGTGTGGTACCATCCATCTTTCAACATCCCCCACCCTCATCTAAGGAAAAGTTCCAAATCCATGTTTTTGGTTAACATTGTTCTTACAAGAAGATTTTAGTTTCTAGAACTTCACAACCTAATGCAGGACAATTTTGGTTACCACATTTTCAGGCAAGAGCACTAGAAGGACAGGAGGTCAGTGTGGTCACAGATTATGTTCTAAAGGTATCAACTCTGCAAACTCATACCTGAATAAGGAGGATAGTTTTAAACATAGCCAGATTGACTTTGTGACCTTTTTTCATAATACGCAATTTTATCTTCTAGATCTTGGGACTTGAGGTTTGCGCTGATACCATGGTAGGAGATCAAATGCTGAGAGGTATCTCTGGAGGACAAAGAAAGCGTGTCACAACAGGTAGCAAAACTTGTATTTCATATGCCCAATTCAgtcttttttctcctcatatAATGTAAACTGATCCTTTGGTTTTCATGATCAATATGATGAAGGGGAGATGCTGGTTGGACCAGCAAGGGCACTATTCATGGATGAGATATCAACTGGTTTGGACAGTTCGACAACGTTCCAAATTGTGAATTCGATTAGGCAATACATCCACATTCTTAAAGGGACCGCTGTAATCTCCCTTCTCCAGCCAGCTCCAGAGACTTACGATCTATttgatgacattattctcctGTCAGATGGGCACATTGTTTACCAGGGTCCCCGTGAACATGTGCTTGAGTTCTTTGAATCCATGGGATTCAAATGTCCAGAAAGGAAGGGAGTTGCTGACTTTTTGCAAGAAGTAAGTTTATCAAAACCCTATCcatttgtcatttttttcttcaatatctATATTTTAGCAAATATGAGACAAAACTCCATGGATTTGGCAGGTGACATCAAGGAAGGATCAAAAACAATACTGGGGACGTAAAGAGGAACCTTACAGATTTATTCCTGTCAAGGAATTTGCCAAGGCATTTCAGTCATTCCACATTGCTCAGAAGCTAGGAGATGAACTTGCCACCCCATTTGATAAGACAAAGAGTCACCCTGCTGCCTTAAATACCAAGAAATATGGTATTGGCCAGAAGGAGCTGTTGAAAGCCTGCATATCAAGAGAATTATTGCTGATGAAGAGAAACTCTTTTGTCTACATCTTCAAGATGACACAGGTGAGTAATgggtttcatcaaatctttCTTTCAGTAATTTCTAGCCATGTCAATAATTCTAAggttcatttttctttcatttcagcTTACAATTATGTCTTTCATAACAATGACAATCTTCCTGCGTACTGAGATGCACCGAGATTCAGTAACGGATGGCCTGATTTTTATGGGTGCTTTGTTCTACTCTCTCCTCATTATTATGTTTAATGGATTCGCAGAGCTTTCCATGACTGTCATGAAGCTTCCTGTATTTTACAAGCAAAGAGACCTCCTCTTTTATCCTTCTTGGGCATACTTATTGCCCACATGGATCCTAAAGATCCCAATCACACTAGTTGAAGTTGCTATTTGGGTGTTCATAACTTACTATGTCATAGGCTTTGATCCAAGCGTCAAGAGGTAAATACCAATCCAAAAAGATATTAGTGTCTCCTAAAAATctgtattttattttgaatttattaCTTGAGAAGTGACTGTGAGAAATCACTGCAGGCTATTCAAACAGTACCTTCTGCTTTCATGCGTTAGCCAAATGGCATTTGGTTTGTTCCGATTTATCGGAACACTGGGGAGAAATATGATCATTGCAAACACATTTGGATCCTTTGCATTACTTATATTCATGGCTCTTGGTGGATATGTCTTGTCACGAGGTATGGATCGGAACTAAATAGCAAGTTCTATTTTCTGGATAAGTATTAAACAGAGAGCTTTATTTTGCCTTATGACAGCTCTCTGTTTTAGGTTCAACTTGATAAGAACCTTCTGTTTTTTGTCATAGATAATATAAAGAAATGGTGGATATGGGGCTACTGGATCTCTCCTATGATGTATGGGCAAAATGCACTAGTAGTGAATGAGTTTCTTGGGAAAAGTTGGAGTCATGTAAggttccttttctttcttttttccctttttgcttAATCAATATCtagaaagaagaataaatgGGAATATAGTCTTCATCAATGTCAAATGACATTTGGATTTTGTTTACATGTTAATAGGTTCAACCCAATTCTACAGAGGCATTAGGAGTGTCAGTTCTAAGGTCTCGTGGGGTCTTCCCCGAAgcatattggtattggattggaGTGGGGGCATTGATTGGTTATATGTTCCTGTTCAATGCTCTTTCTATTTTGACACTTTCTTATCTCAATCGTGAGTATactttggtttcaaattttgaaatttcaaaactttGTCGTACTATTCTAATGATAGGATAaatttatttcagcatttgGGAAACCTCAAGCAGTTCTATCTGAAGAGTCCTTGATCGAGAAGCATGCTAACAGAACTGGTGAATCTATTGAGCTATTATCCAAGGGAAAAAGTTCTATAGGTTGATACTCATTCAAATGTGAATAAGAATAATGCACTTTCTCtatttactttctatttctCATGACAATAACTAAATTAAAATGTTGTACATGCAGGCAGacaagaagaaattaaaagaagtaTGTCATTCGAGTCTTCGTCTGCAAGGATAGTGGAAGCCGATGCCAATACCAATCAGAACAGGAAGCGTGGAATGGTTCTGCCCTTTAAACCCATTTCCCTCacttttgaagaaattagataCTCCGTGGACATGCCAAAGGTAGCTTAAGATTCAAAGTATTGGCAATTATGACTATCAGAACAAGGTCTTCTTTCTCCTGAGCTCTATTGAATGCAATAATAATGATCAGGCAAACTTAAAATGCAGGAAATGAAAGCACAAGGTATTACAGAGGACCGGCTTGAGCTTCTAAAGGGAGTCAGTGGAGCTTTTAGGCCGGGAGTTCTTACAGCTCTAATGGGTGTCAGTGGTGCTGGTAAGACAACTTTAATGGATGTGTTGGCTGGAAGGAAAACTGGAGGAAATATTGAGGGAAGCATCAAAATATCTGGTTACCCTAAGAAACAGGAAACATTTGCTCGTGTATCAGGATACTGTGAGCAGAATGATATCCACTCCCCTAATGTTACAGTTTACGAGTCCTTACTCTATTCTGCTTGGCTCCGGTTACCACCTGAAGTCAATTCTGCCACTAGAAAGGTACACGATAAAGATATTTTAATCCTTTTGTAGAGCTTTGTTATGGATTTGTTGGGTGCTTACTAATTGATAAAATTAATGATTGTAGATGTTCATTGAGGAGGTCATGGAGCTTGTAGAGCTGACCTCATTGAGGGAAGCACTGGTAGGGTTACCAGGTATAAATGGTCTCTCAACAGAGCAGCGCAAGAGACTAACCATTGCTGTTGAACTTGTTGCCAACCCTTCAATTGTATTCATGGATGAGCCAACCTCTGGCCTTGATGCAAGGGCAGCAGCAATAGTCATGAGAACAGTGAGAAACATTGTAGACACTGGCCGAACAGTGGTGTGCACCATCCACCAGCCAAGCATCGACATATTTGATGCTTTTGATGAGGTTAGATATGATTGATATTAATGAACAAGTTAGCTGCTATGTGTATTTTATACTACTTACCAAATGCTTATGCCTTGTATAACAGCTGTTCTTAATGAagcaaggaggagaagaaatatATGTCGGTCCACTGGGGACACACGCTTGTCATTTGATCAATTACTTTGAGGTGAGCCAAACTATGAAAACCACATAAGCTGTAACTAAAACCTTGAGACAGTTTCCAGATTCCAGCCTTAGTGAAGTCATTGATAAATACGGTGGTGTTTTATGAAGGCGATAGAAGGAGTCAGTAACATAAAAGATGGCTATAATCCAGCAACATGGATGTTGGAGGTGACAACAAAAGCCCAAGAAGCAGCACTAGGTGTCAACTTCAGTGAAATATATAAGAACTCAGAACTGTACAGGTAGGGTGACATGTGAACCCTTGCTCTGTGAAGTTTGATGTGCCAAAGTTGAACCCTTACTAGTTTGTGGTTATTGCTCTAATATTCTATAAATTAATCATTCAGGACGAATAGATCAATGATTCAGGAACTGGGTATACCTAGCCCTGGTTCACAAGACCTTTATTTTCCTACTCAGTACTCCCAGTCTTTCTTCATCCAATGCATAGCCTGCCTCTGGAAACAAAATTGGTCGTACTGGCGGAATCCACCGTACACTGCCGTTAGGCTCTTATTCACAACTATCATAGCTCTGATGATTGGTTCAATGTTTTGGGGCCTTGGATCTAGAAGGTAACTTATCCTAAAGTGAACTCTAAtgcttttctctcttctctgtctgatatcaattttgatttggatattgAAAACTGCAGCCAAAAGGAACAGGACATCTTTAATGCAATGGGCTCCATGTATGCTGCAAATATCTTCATTGGGATATCGAATTCTTCCTCGGTGCAGCCAGTGGTAGCTATTGAACGCACAGTTTTTTATAGAGAAAGGGCTACTGGAATGTACTCTGCTTTTCCATATGCCTTTGCCCAAGTAATCACTTCTCCTTCAATATATGATCAATATTACtgagttttatatttttctattaaatgaaaaattacaGTTTAATTGTCTAATATGTTTCTAACCAAATGCATAGCTTTCTGGTGTAGGTCATGATTGAAGTTCCATATGTCTTCATACAGGCTGTAGTTTATGGGGTTATAGTGTATTCAATGATCGGATTTCACTGGACAGTTGCAAAGTTCTTTTGGTACCTATTCTTCATGTACTTCACATTGTTATACTACACCTTTTACGGAATGATGTCAGTGGCATTGACACCCAACCAACACATGGCTTCTATAGTTTCCTCAGCATTCTATTCAATATGGAATCTTTTTTCTGGATTCCTAATTCCAAGAACAGTATGTTCCCacgattcccccccccccccaatttttAGAGGCTACGAGTAAtagaattaattaatttttgttatTAATACCACTTTTTTGTTCATTACAGAGGATTCCCGTGTGGTGGAGGTGGTACTACTGGATCAGCCCTGTTTCTTGGACATTGTACGGATTGGTGGTGTCACAGTTTGGAGATATACAAGATAAGCTTGACACAGGAAGCACTGTAGAAGATTTTGTGAGGAATTATTTTGGATTTAGACATGATTTTTTAGGAGTGGTTGCAGTTGTGATTGTTGCCTTCCCTACGCTTTTCGCAGTCATCTTTGCTTTCTCAATAAAGGCAGTTAACTTCCAGAGAAGATAAGAAGAGAGTGCTCATTATAAAGACACAAAATCAAGTATCAGCAACAGGTGAAGCCATTATAGAACCCCTCAAGGCTCTAAACTTTAGCATTTATTAATAATTTCAGAATTTTATGGGTTCAAACTTCACTTGTTATTGTATTGTATCACATGTATTTAAAGAACTGGGCATTACTTTACAGTGAAGAACTTTATATTGATAGCAATAAAccgaaatttcaaatttttttatttgaaaggaAGAACTTCCAGTATTGTTTATTTCAGAGTTAAAATGATAAACAGAACAAGGAATAACAATCTTGTTGCTTGTTTTGAGGATTTTTTCTTAATGATCTCAGGAAACTTAAGCCCATTTTTCTGCTCcttgtggtggtgattccaatGTTCTGTTCATATTAAGTttgaattttcagaattgacATCGAACATGCTACTACAGACTGATTCCACTATTGCAAATCTAATATAGAACCTTTGACAACAAGAAAGTTTAGTTTCTTTAACTTGTAGTCTCATGAACATAGGACCTTGACTCTTACAGGAAATGGACCATTTACTATCAAGTCTGTCACTTTGGCTCTGCTTCCTGAGCgagagagattttctcttctgaAAAAATTGGAAGGTCGAAGAACCCATCTCGAGTAGCTTTCTTTCCGTGTCCAGCTACAAGCCTGCAAGAAGAAAATTTAGAACCGTAGCTTTCCTGAAATCAAATTGGATTCCATCTTGCGAGTGTATCGCTTGTCTTTTAATCACTCCGACTAGGAATGCCACTCAGGGTTTCAAGAATCGGCTAATCGGATTGGGAATCGATGGCACCGATCCCGACTTTTGATGAGTCAATACGGACGATTCTTATATAAAAATACGAAAATCATTGGAATACTTTGATTCAACGGAATCGTCACTCACCACTTCCAACCGATTATACGTTTTTACATTATAGGGTAAAATGAAAAGTTTATCCTTCAAGAATGGTAAACTTACCATTTAGAAAATGAAAGCCTTACTACATCACCATTTGATGATTTTGATCTACCCGAATGGATATAATGCCACTTTACCCACACAATAAGGGATGTACTAGATATTTAGGGAAAATTAGGGTTGTATGTGATATAAGGTTTCAAATTAgaggtggtacaagataattttcctattcTTTAATAATGCTTCAACGGGACTCAAAATCTTATCAATTAAAGACCTAAAGGGTAAA
This Macadamia integrifolia cultivar HAES 741 chromosome 10, SCU_Mint_v3, whole genome shotgun sequence DNA region includes the following protein-coding sequences:
- the LOC122090754 gene encoding pleiotropic drug resistance protein 1-like, with the translated sequence METSGAYGISSFRNDSSSIWRNSAVDVFSKSSLDDIDDEEALKWAALEKLPTYNRLRKGVLAGSEGGDTKEIDIKSLGLSQRKILLERLVKVAEIDNENFLLKLKDRLDRVGIEVPTIEVRFERVNVDAEAYVGSRALPTILNFSANMLEGLLSYLHILPSRKEPLSILHDVTGIIKPGRMTLLLGPPSSGKTTLLLSLAGKLDQDLKFSGRITYNGHGMDEFVPQRTAAYISQHDLHIGEMTVRETLAFSARFQGVGDRYEMLTELLRREKEANIKPDADLDIFMKARALEGQEVSVVTDYVLKILGLEVCADTMVGDQMLRGISGGQRKRVTTGEMLVGPARALFMDEISTGLDSSTTFQIVNSIRQYIHILKGTAVISLLQPAPETYDLFDDIILLSDGHIVYQGPREHVLEFFESMGFKCPERKGVADFLQEVTSRKDQKQYWGRKEEPYRFIPVKEFAKAFQSFHIAQKLGDELATPFDKTKSHPAALNTKKYGIGQKELLKACISRELLLMKRNSFVYIFKMTQLTIMSFITMTIFLRTEMHRDSVTDGLIFMGALFYSLLIIMFNGFAELSMTVMKLPVFYKQRDLLFYPSWAYLLPTWILKIPITLVEVAIWVFITYYVIGFDPSVKRLFKQYLLLSCVSQMAFGLFRFIGTLGRNMIIANTFGSFALLIFMALGGYVLSRDNIKKWWIWGYWISPMMYGQNALVVNEFLGKSWSHVQPNSTEALGVSVLRSRGVFPEAYWYWIGVGALIGYMFLFNALSILTLSYLNPFGKPQAVLSEESLIEKHANRTGESIELLSKGKSSIGRQEEIKRSMSFESSSARIVEADANTNQNRKRGMVLPFKPISLTFEEIRYSVDMPKEMKAQGITEDRLELLKGVSGAFRPGVLTALMGVSGAGKTTLMDVLAGRKTGGNIEGSIKISGYPKKQETFARVSGYCEQNDIHSPNVTVYESLLYSAWLRLPPEVNSATRKMFIEEVMELVELTSLREALVGLPGINGLSTEQRKRLTIAVELVANPSIVFMDEPTSGLDARAAAIVMRTVRNIVDTGRTVVCTIHQPSIDIFDAFDELFLMKQGGEEIYVGPLGTHACHLINYFEAIEGVSNIKDGYNPATWMLEVTTKAQEAALGVNFSEIYKNSELYRTNRSMIQELGIPSPGSQDLYFPTQYSQSFFIQCIACLWKQNWSYWRNPPYTAVRLLFTTIIALMIGSMFWGLGSRSQKEQDIFNAMGSMYAANIFIGISNSSSVQPVVAIERTVFYRERATGMYSAFPYAFAQVMIEVPYVFIQAVVYGVIVYSMIGFHWTVAKFFWYLFFMYFTLLYYTFYGMMSVALTPNQHMASIVSSAFYSIWNLFSGFLIPRTRIPVWWRWYYWISPVSWTLYGLVVSQFGDIQDKLDTGSTVEDFVRNYFGFRHDFLGVVAVVIVAFPTLFAVIFAFSIKAVNFQRR